One window of Hymenobacter sp. BRD128 genomic DNA carries:
- a CDS encoding dihydrofolate reductase, with translation MVSIIVAAAENNVIGRQGQLPWHLPADLQHFKKLTLGHPIVMGRRTFESIGRVLPGRANVVVTGQAAWRAPAGVLLAYSLPEALALAARQPGGEEVCIIGGGEIYREALPAADVVYLTEVHTTVPDGDTFFPPLSPTEWREETRERHAPDAKNDLAYSFVTLRRR, from the coding sequence ATGGTTTCCATTATTGTAGCTGCGGCCGAAAACAACGTTATTGGCCGCCAGGGTCAACTGCCCTGGCACTTGCCCGCCGATTTACAGCACTTCAAAAAACTGACGCTCGGCCACCCCATCGTGATGGGCCGGCGCACGTTTGAGAGCATTGGCCGGGTGCTGCCGGGCCGGGCCAACGTCGTAGTAACGGGCCAAGCGGCCTGGCGCGCGCCGGCCGGGGTGCTGCTGGCCTACTCGCTGCCCGAGGCGCTGGCGCTGGCCGCCCGGCAGCCGGGTGGTGAAGAAGTCTGCATCATTGGCGGCGGCGAAATATACCGCGAGGCGCTGCCCGCCGCCGATGTAGTGTACCTTACCGAAGTGCACACTACCGTGCCCGATGGCGACACGTTTTTTCCGCCCCTCTCGCCCACCGAGTGGCGCGAGGAAACCCGTGAGCGCCACGCGCCCGACGCCAAAAACGACCTCGCCTACAGCTTCGTGACACTACGCCGCCGCTAG
- the fmt gene encoding methionyl-tRNA formyltransferase: MLSPLRIVFMGTPDFAVPTLETLLALPEAQVVAVITGPDRPAGRGRQLQASAVKQAALAHGLPVLQPPNLKDPAFQAELKSYAADLQVVVAFRMLPEAVWHMPRLGSVNIHASLLPQYRGAAPINWALMHGDQETGVSSFFLRHEIDTGDLILQDKIAIAPSDDFGSLYDKLKVAGAALARRTVAAIAAGAAPSTPQPTTPDLRPAPKLTKETGRLDFTRPAEELVNQVRGLAPAPAAYTTLPDGRALKVFRARAEAAEPPAPAGTWATDGRHHLRVATPTGWLALLEVQLEGKKRMSVEEFLRGTKLELGSGKEV; the protein is encoded by the coding sequence ATGCTTTCTCCTCTTCGCATCGTGTTTATGGGCACCCCCGATTTTGCGGTGCCTACCCTCGAAACCCTGCTGGCCTTGCCCGAAGCCCAGGTCGTAGCCGTTATCACCGGCCCCGACCGGCCTGCTGGCCGGGGCCGGCAGCTGCAGGCTTCGGCCGTGAAGCAGGCGGCCCTGGCCCACGGCCTGCCGGTGCTGCAACCACCTAATTTAAAAGACCCGGCTTTTCAGGCAGAATTAAAAAGCTACGCCGCTGATTTGCAAGTAGTAGTAGCCTTCCGGATGCTGCCCGAGGCGGTGTGGCATATGCCCCGGCTGGGCTCGGTCAATATCCATGCTTCGCTGCTGCCGCAGTACCGGGGCGCGGCGCCCATCAACTGGGCCCTGATGCACGGCGACCAGGAAACGGGCGTCAGCAGCTTTTTTCTGCGCCACGAGATTGATACCGGCGACCTCATCTTGCAGGATAAAATTGCCATTGCCCCCAGCGACGACTTTGGCTCCTTGTATGATAAGCTGAAGGTGGCCGGCGCGGCGCTGGCCCGGCGCACGGTGGCGGCCATTGCGGCCGGGGCGGCCCCCAGCACCCCGCAGCCTACCACCCCCGACCTGCGCCCCGCCCCCAAGCTCACCAAGGAAACCGGCCGGCTCGACTTCACGCGCCCCGCCGAGGAGCTGGTAAATCAGGTGCGCGGCCTAGCCCCCGCGCCCGCCGCCTATACCACCCTGCCCGACGGCCGGGCCCTGAAAGTATTTCGGGCGCGGGCCGAAGCCGCCGAGCCCCCTGCCCCGGCGGGTACCTGGGCCACCGATGGCCGCCACCACCTGCGCGTGGCCACGCCCACCGGCTGGCTAGCCCTGCTCGAAGTGCAGCTTGAAGGCAAAAAGCGGATGAGTGTAGAAGAGTTTTTGCGCGGCACTAAGCTGGAACTAGGGAGCGGAAAGGAGGTATAA
- a CDS encoding exo-beta-N-acetylmuramidase NamZ domain-containing protein, with product MGAAQLPRYLPALQGKRVGLVVNQTSRLGSTYLVDTLKALRVNLTAIFAPEHGFRGEAADGATITDGRDARTGVPVRSVYGKTKKPTPEMLADVDVLVFDIQDVGTRFYTFISTLHYIMEAAAEQGKTVIVLDRPNPNGLLVDGPVLEAKHRSFVGLDPLPICHGLTVGELARMINGEKWLAGGQPCRLQVIPIAGGYTHATPYALPVRPSPNLPTARAVALYPSVCLFEGTTVSVGRGTDRPFEVIGSPSQPATRPFQFTPRPNAGSPTPPLNGQRCYGFDLHQPAAGEASQFFTVKYLLDFYHQSTNKEHFFTKYFEQLAGTDSLRAQVVAGRSEASIRASWEPGLSKFKQLRKKYLLYPER from the coding sequence GTGGGTGCCGCCCAGCTGCCGCGCTACCTGCCCGCGCTGCAAGGCAAGCGCGTAGGCCTGGTCGTAAATCAGACTTCGCGGCTAGGCTCCACTTACTTGGTCGATACGCTGAAAGCGCTGCGCGTGAACCTGACGGCCATCTTCGCGCCCGAGCACGGCTTTCGGGGCGAGGCGGCCGATGGCGCCACCATTACCGACGGGCGCGACGCCCGCACCGGCGTACCCGTGCGCTCGGTGTATGGCAAAACCAAAAAGCCCACCCCCGAGATGCTAGCCGACGTCGATGTGCTGGTATTCGATATCCAGGACGTGGGCACGCGCTTTTACACCTTCATCAGCACGCTGCACTACATAATGGAGGCCGCCGCCGAGCAGGGTAAAACCGTTATCGTGCTCGACCGGCCCAACCCCAACGGCCTACTGGTCGATGGCCCGGTGCTCGAAGCCAAGCACCGCTCATTTGTGGGCCTCGACCCGCTGCCCATCTGCCATGGCCTCACGGTAGGCGAGCTAGCCAGGATGATTAATGGCGAAAAGTGGCTGGCCGGTGGCCAGCCCTGCCGCCTGCAGGTAATCCCCATCGCGGGCGGCTACACCCACGCCACGCCCTACGCGCTACCCGTGCGCCCCTCCCCCAACCTGCCCACGGCGCGGGCGGTGGCGCTTTACCCGAGCGTGTGCCTTTTCGAGGGCACCACCGTGAGCGTGGGGCGCGGCACCGACCGGCCGTTTGAGGTGATAGGCAGCCCTAGCCAGCCGGCTACGCGGCCTTTCCAATTCACGCCCCGGCCTAATGCGGGCTCGCCCACGCCGCCACTCAATGGCCAGCGCTGCTACGGCTTCGACCTGCACCAGCCCGCCGCCGGCGAGGCCAGCCAGTTCTTCACGGTAAAGTATCTGCTTGATTTTTACCACCAAAGCACGAATAAGGAGCATTTCTTTACAAAGTACTTCGAGCAGCTGGCCGGCACCGATTCGCTGCGGGCGCAGGTGGTAGCCGGGCGCTCGGAGGCCAGTATCCGGGCCAGCTGGGAGCCGGGGCTGAGCAAGTTCAAGCAGCTGCGTAAGAAGTACCTGCTGTATCCCGAGCGGTAA
- a CDS encoding FtsX-like permease family protein, whose translation MNIARYISRRMDGADSGSFTHSVTRIATVSIALGIAVMIVSFSILHGFREQIQNKIFSFGAHLQLSRYDTNNSLEVAPISEPELRRQLARYPQVASVQPFARKTAIIKTTDEVLGVVLKGVSEKHDLNSMRQNMVAGKFIGFTDTAASNDIVISQKIADKLRLQVGSPALFYFIQQPPRVRKFRVSGIYQTGLDEFDEVYVLGDLRQIQELNAWPDSLVGGLEVRLRDFSRLDRTFDQFYEQLPYEVRIEKITDQYAQLFDWLQLLNRNVIIFLILIIFVATFNMVATIFIMILERTKMIGILKAVGATDNQIRGMFFFRGISITLKGLVIGNFIALGFCALQYYFRIIPLDPENYYMDRVPVAWDPLVMVLLNVATLAASILSVLIPTYMIARIKPMVAIRFD comes from the coding sequence GTGAATATCGCCCGCTACATATCGCGCCGCATGGACGGGGCCGACTCCGGCTCCTTCACCCACTCCGTGACGCGCATTGCCACGGTCAGCATTGCGCTGGGCATCGCCGTGATGATAGTGTCATTCTCGATTCTGCACGGCTTTCGCGAGCAGATTCAGAATAAGATATTTTCCTTCGGCGCACACTTGCAGCTTTCGCGCTACGACACCAACAACTCACTCGAAGTGGCGCCCATCTCCGAGCCCGAGCTGCGGCGCCAGCTGGCCCGCTACCCGCAGGTGGCCTCGGTGCAGCCTTTCGCCCGCAAAACGGCCATCATCAAAACCACCGACGAGGTGCTGGGCGTGGTGCTGAAAGGGGTGTCGGAAAAGCACGACCTGAACTCGATGCGTCAGAATATGGTGGCCGGCAAGTTTATCGGCTTTACTGACACGGCCGCCAGCAACGACATCGTGATTTCGCAAAAAATCGCCGATAAGCTGCGCCTGCAAGTGGGCAGCCCAGCCTTGTTCTACTTTATTCAGCAGCCACCGCGCGTGCGCAAATTCCGGGTGTCGGGCATCTACCAGACCGGCCTCGACGAGTTTGACGAGGTATACGTGCTCGGCGACTTACGCCAGATTCAGGAACTCAATGCCTGGCCCGACTCGCTGGTGGGCGGCCTCGAAGTGCGCCTGCGCGACTTTTCGCGCCTCGACCGCACCTTCGACCAGTTCTACGAGCAGCTGCCCTACGAGGTGCGCATCGAAAAAATCACCGACCAGTACGCGCAGCTGTTCGACTGGCTTCAGCTGCTCAATCGCAACGTCATTATTTTCCTCATTCTAATAATTTTTGTGGCCACCTTCAACATGGTCGCCACCATTTTTATCATGATTCTGGAGCGCACCAAAATGATTGGTATCCTCAAAGCGGTGGGCGCTACCGACAATCAGATACGGGGCATGTTCTTTTTCCGGGGCATCTCCATCACGCTTAAGGGATTAGTGATTGGCAACTTTATCGCGCTGGGATTCTGCGCCTTGCAGTATTATTTCCGCATCATTCCGCTCGACCCCGAGAACTACTACATGGACCGCGTACCCGTGGCCTGGGACCCCCTGGTGATGGTGCTGCTCAATGTGGCTACGCTGGCCGCCTCCATTCTATCGGTGCTCATCCCGACCTACATGATTGCCCGCATCAAGCCGATGGTCGCCATCCGGTTTGACTAG
- a CDS encoding kelch repeat-containing protein produces MKNFPRLAGRMLALLLVLGGLGLSSCHKDTTTTVYGNWQKGNSFPGTIRSNAVSFVVNGVAYVGTGIDGNSVKYNDFYSFNPATGSWLRLTPFPGVARYNATAFSVGSFGYVGTGYDGTNYLKDMWKFDPSQNTTTTTGTTTVTTVGKWTQIADLPVSPGTAGRYGAVAGSVGNYGYVGCGFDGNNEKDFYRYDPTANTWSTFAGFPGDKRINAVAFTINNVLYVGTGINNGQYTTDFYAYDPAKDAWTTKSQLANISNSTASYDYSKVARSQAVAFTVGNYGYVTTGSNGAVTTSCYQYDPTQDIWTAMNPFLGTGRNAAVGFGIGSFGYVGTGNSGSNRLDDFWTFDPNVTQQ; encoded by the coding sequence ATGAAAAATTTTCCTCGGCTAGCCGGCCGTATGCTGGCGCTGCTGCTGGTGCTAGGTGGCCTCGGCCTGAGTAGCTGCCACAAAGACACCACCACTACCGTGTATGGCAACTGGCAGAAGGGCAACTCATTTCCGGGTACGATTCGTAGCAATGCAGTAAGCTTCGTTGTCAATGGTGTGGCCTATGTTGGTACTGGTATTGATGGCAATAGCGTGAAGTACAATGACTTCTATTCTTTTAATCCGGCCACGGGCAGCTGGCTGCGCCTCACGCCTTTTCCAGGGGTAGCGCGCTATAACGCTACCGCCTTTTCGGTAGGCAGCTTTGGCTATGTGGGCACCGGCTACGACGGCACCAACTACCTGAAGGATATGTGGAAGTTTGACCCCTCGCAAAACACCACGACGACGACGGGTACGACGACGGTGACTACGGTAGGCAAATGGACGCAGATTGCCGACCTGCCAGTTAGTCCCGGCACTGCGGGCCGCTACGGCGCCGTGGCCGGTAGCGTGGGCAACTACGGCTACGTAGGCTGCGGCTTTGATGGCAACAATGAGAAGGATTTCTACCGCTACGACCCCACGGCCAACACCTGGAGCACGTTCGCTGGCTTCCCCGGCGACAAGCGTATCAATGCGGTGGCCTTCACTATCAACAATGTGCTGTACGTGGGCACGGGGATTAACAACGGTCAGTATACCACTGACTTCTACGCCTACGACCCCGCCAAAGACGCCTGGACGACTAAGAGCCAGCTGGCCAACATCAGCAACTCGACCGCTTCGTATGATTACAGCAAAGTGGCGCGTTCGCAGGCCGTCGCCTTCACGGTAGGCAACTACGGCTACGTGACTACCGGCAGCAATGGCGCCGTAACTACCAGCTGCTACCAGTACGACCCGACGCAGGATATCTGGACGGCAATGAACCCGTTCCTGGGTACGGGCCGCAATGCCGCCGTTGGGTTTGGTATTGGCAGCTTCGGCTACGTGGGTACCGGCAATTCGGGCAGCAATCGCTTAGATGACTTCTGGACGTTTGACCCTAATGTCACGCAGCAGTAA
- a CDS encoding DUF4270 family protein, with protein MSRSSKPHLALAAWGRLLALLGLVALAASCTNTVSDIGVGLPDANADTGAFLIDTLTVRSSTVLRDSVPSSNSTYLFVGQYTDPLLGKLTARSAFRLGLAGAFTPDPTAVFDSVTLILKPDNYRYGDTTKTQSLVEVHRLSRQTPISITKYSYVAPRLTPMGYDSTHVDSLLNLNHRVPKGRARPNLTTLRIPLDNAFGKELLDRGKAGQLSTQDDFDAYLPGLVITPGANDEGAIIRLNATSTDAAMRLYYHVPTDPTTVITSDFSLAAGARHFFQIRANRNRLRNIPTASLGVAASAKTGEQTIIEGALGLQTRLEFPYLTDLRQFGNNLTITNAQITASVPTATLMPFVPAPPALSLYYTDAYNHPISVYQSNITYNTGISTLTGIEQGTYNWSMTSYIQSVLANRIPNNGLLLASATPEVPSRVFIGSTRNSQYKLAFRVYFIRVQ; from the coding sequence ATGTCACGCAGCAGTAAGCCACACCTGGCCCTGGCCGCCTGGGGCCGGCTGCTGGCTCTGCTAGGCTTGGTGGCGCTGGCCGCCAGCTGCACCAACACCGTGAGCGACATTGGTGTGGGCCTGCCTGACGCCAATGCCGACACCGGAGCATTCCTGATTGATACCCTGACGGTGCGCTCCTCCACGGTGCTGCGCGACTCGGTGCCCAGCTCCAACTCGACCTACCTGTTTGTGGGTCAGTATACTGACCCGCTGCTGGGTAAACTCACGGCGCGGAGCGCATTCCGGCTGGGGTTGGCGGGGGCCTTCACGCCCGACCCCACGGCCGTATTCGATTCCGTTACGCTCATTCTGAAGCCGGATAACTACCGCTACGGCGATACGACCAAGACGCAGTCGCTGGTAGAGGTGCATCGGTTGAGCCGTCAGACGCCTATTTCAATCACGAAGTATTCCTATGTTGCACCTCGGCTGACGCCGATGGGGTATGACTCGACCCATGTTGATAGCTTGCTGAATCTAAATCACCGGGTACCTAAAGGCCGGGCCCGGCCGAATCTCACCACGCTACGCATACCATTGGATAACGCTTTTGGGAAGGAGTTGCTAGACCGTGGCAAAGCTGGCCAGCTTAGCACGCAGGACGATTTTGATGCCTACCTGCCGGGATTGGTTATCACGCCGGGTGCCAACGACGAAGGCGCAATTATTCGCCTGAACGCCACCTCGACTGATGCAGCAATGCGCTTGTATTACCATGTGCCGACCGACCCAACTACGGTCATTACCAGTGATTTTTCATTGGCTGCCGGCGCGCGGCACTTTTTCCAGATACGCGCCAACCGAAACCGCCTGCGGAACATTCCCACTGCCTCATTAGGGGTTGCTGCTTCGGCTAAGACGGGTGAGCAAACTATCATCGAAGGCGCGCTGGGCCTGCAAACCCGCCTGGAATTTCCGTACCTGACCGACCTGCGGCAGTTTGGCAACAACCTGACGATTACGAATGCGCAGATTACGGCCTCGGTGCCTACGGCCACGCTTATGCCGTTTGTGCCCGCACCGCCCGCGCTCAGCCTCTACTATACGGACGCTTACAACCACCCCATCAGCGTTTACCAGTCGAATATTACCTACAATACGGGTATTTCGACCCTGACCGGTATTGAGCAGGGCACGTATAATTGGTCGATGACTTCTTATATCCAGTCGGTGCTGGCGAATAGAATTCCGAATAATGGTCTGCTGCTCGCATCGGCTACGCCCGAGGTGCCTAGCCGGGTATTTATCGGCAGTACCCGCAACTCGCAGTATAAGCTCGCCTTCCGCGTTTACTTTATCCGGGTGCAGTAA
- a CDS encoding PD-(D/E)XK nuclease-like domain-containing protein, with protein MSDQFLPPAPRPDLLRVSYDDYRALPAIANSDLSRLRDALDGRPPRQDSGSGALSFGTAFHTALLEPGDYRPGQPGLNDTLIWWLVEGVRLNTELSRLLENGVTERSALFTEPSTDTLCKLRADLVLDQPGQPYTVIDFKTTMARDAEHFRWQCSAYDYDRQAAFYTDALHADRFLLVGVQKVEPFGVFPIEVPATMLAEGRRKYLHLLKLLRAPATAPAYRAQAVQAAAEALGHGGSA; from the coding sequence GTGTCCGACCAGTTTTTGCCGCCCGCCCCGCGCCCCGACCTGCTTCGGGTGTCGTATGATGACTACCGCGCCCTGCCCGCCATCGCCAACTCTGACCTCTCGCGCCTGCGCGATGCCCTCGACGGCCGCCCCCCGCGCCAAGATTCGGGGTCGGGGGCACTGAGCTTCGGCACGGCTTTTCACACGGCCTTGCTTGAGCCCGGCGATTACCGGCCGGGCCAGCCTGGCCTCAACGACACGCTTATCTGGTGGCTGGTAGAAGGCGTAAGGCTTAATACGGAGTTGAGCCGCCTGCTCGAAAATGGCGTAACCGAGCGGAGCGCGCTTTTTACTGAGCCTAGCACCGATACGCTTTGCAAGCTGCGGGCCGACCTCGTGCTCGACCAGCCCGGCCAGCCCTACACCGTTATCGATTTTAAAACCACGATGGCCCGCGATGCCGAGCACTTTCGCTGGCAGTGCTCGGCCTACGACTACGACCGCCAAGCTGCGTTCTACACTGATGCGCTGCACGCCGACCGTTTTCTGCTGGTGGGCGTGCAGAAAGTTGAGCCGTTCGGCGTTTTTCCTATTGAGGTGCCCGCCACTATGCTAGCCGAAGGCCGCCGCAAGTATCTGCACCTGCTAAAGCTGCTGCGAGCGCCCGCCACCGCGCCCGCCTACCGGGCCCAGGCGGTGCAGGCCGCCGCCGAGGCACTAGGCCACGGTGGGTCCGCGTAA
- a CDS encoding RtcB family protein: protein METAMKLPVTVAGALMPDAHHGYGLPIGGVLAADNAVIPYAVGVDIGCRMALSVFDLPAKYLAQRTQELRKVLLDNTRFGSGRGWERGQRLNHDVLERDEFQAVPFLKNKLATAAEQLGTSGSGNHFAEFGLVDITDPANELGLPLGQYVGVLSHSGSRGLGASVAQHYTGLAKDVCKLPAEAQHLAWLGLDTEAGQEYWAAMTLAGDYASACHEHIHRRLAKALGEKPLAKVENHHNFAWKEHLADGREVITHRKGATPAGAGVLGIIPGSMTAPGFIVRGRGAAASLASAAHGAGRLLSRTRAKAELSEAQVRRTLADHGIELIGGGLDEAPQAYKDIHTVMASQHELVEILGSFTPKIVRMDGA from the coding sequence ATGGAAACGGCCATGAAGCTGCCCGTGACGGTGGCCGGCGCGCTCATGCCCGATGCCCACCACGGCTATGGCCTGCCCATCGGCGGCGTGCTGGCTGCCGATAATGCCGTGATTCCCTACGCCGTGGGCGTGGACATTGGCTGCCGCATGGCTCTGTCGGTGTTCGACCTGCCAGCCAAGTACCTTGCCCAGCGCACCCAGGAACTGCGCAAAGTGCTGCTAGACAACACGCGCTTTGGTAGTGGCCGGGGGTGGGAGCGGGGCCAGCGCCTAAACCACGACGTGCTCGAGCGCGACGAGTTTCAGGCCGTGCCATTCTTGAAAAACAAGCTCGCCACGGCCGCCGAGCAGCTTGGCACTTCGGGCTCGGGCAACCACTTCGCGGAGTTTGGCTTAGTGGATATTACCGACCCGGCCAACGAGCTGGGCCTGCCACTGGGCCAGTACGTGGGCGTGCTTTCGCATTCGGGCTCGCGGGGCCTGGGTGCCAGCGTGGCGCAGCACTACACCGGCCTGGCCAAAGACGTGTGCAAGCTCCCCGCCGAGGCCCAGCACTTGGCCTGGCTAGGCCTCGATACCGAGGCCGGCCAGGAATACTGGGCCGCCATGACTCTGGCCGGCGACTACGCTTCGGCCTGCCACGAGCACATTCACCGCCGGCTGGCCAAGGCGCTGGGCGAGAAGCCCCTGGCGAAAGTGGAAAACCACCACAACTTCGCCTGGAAGGAACACTTGGCCGATGGCCGCGAGGTCATCACGCACCGCAAGGGCGCCACCCCGGCCGGCGCTGGTGTGCTCGGCATCATTCCCGGCTCCATGACGGCCCCTGGCTTTATTGTGCGGGGGCGCGGTGCGGCAGCTTCGCTGGCATCAGCCGCGCACGGGGCCGGGCGGCTCCTGTCGCGCACCCGCGCCAAGGCCGAGCTGAGCGAAGCGCAGGTGCGCCGCACCCTCGCCGACCACGGCATCGAGCTCATTGGTGGGGGGCTCGACGAGGCGCCGCAGGCCTACAAAGACATTCACACCGTGATGGCTAGCCAGCACGAACTGGTAGAGATTCTCGGCTCCTTTACCCCAAAAATCGTGCGGATGGACGGCGCGTAG
- a CDS encoding MOSC domain-containing protein, with amino-acid sequence MAFPFFGDDKSTVARLLATLPQEGRLEWIGLRPARRTEPDAVFEAEVITDRHLAGDHASPKAGGKRQITLIQHEHLAAVAGFLGLAEPVAPGRLRRNLVVSGLNLLALKGRQIQIGEAVILDITGECHPCSRMEEELGPGGYNAMRGHGGLTAHIAQGGHLRVGDVVRVLPGSAPADQPANKKPAAKGNGLSEL; translated from the coding sequence ATGGCATTTCCTTTCTTTGGCGACGACAAATCGACGGTGGCGCGGCTGCTGGCCACTCTACCTCAGGAGGGCCGGCTCGAATGGATAGGCCTGCGCCCGGCCCGGCGCACTGAGCCAGACGCGGTATTTGAGGCCGAAGTGATTACCGACCGCCACTTGGCCGGCGACCACGCGAGCCCAAAGGCGGGCGGCAAGCGGCAGATTACGCTTATTCAGCACGAGCACCTGGCGGCGGTAGCGGGCTTTCTGGGGCTAGCTGAACCGGTGGCGCCGGGCCGGCTGCGCCGCAACCTGGTAGTGAGCGGCCTCAATCTGCTAGCTCTCAAAGGGCGCCAAATTCAGATTGGGGAGGCCGTTATCCTCGACATTACGGGCGAGTGCCACCCCTGCTCGCGTATGGAAGAGGAATTGGGCCCCGGCGGCTACAATGCGATGCGCGGCCACGGCGGACTCACGGCGCACATTGCGCAGGGTGGCCACTTGCGGGTGGGCGACGTGGTGCGCGTGCTGCCCGGCTCCGCACCGGCCGACCAGCCAGCAAATAAAAAACCCGCAGCCAAAGGCAACGGGCTTTCTGAGCTATGA
- a CDS encoding low affinity iron permease family protein — MAASSQPARKASFFGRFAEQTTKYSGTTAVFVGAVGIVLLWAVTGPAFHYSETWQLVINTGTTIITFLMVFLIQRAQNKDSLVLHLKLNELLAATKGASNRLINAQDFSEEEIRLIHQFYCLLADKAKADNDLGETHSVEEAEDNHHEKLAAHRND, encoded by the coding sequence TGCTTCTTCCCAACCCGCCAGAAAGGCTTCATTTTTCGGTCGCTTTGCCGAACAAACCACTAAATATTCGGGCACTACCGCGGTGTTTGTGGGTGCGGTAGGCATTGTGCTGTTGTGGGCCGTAACGGGACCGGCATTTCACTACTCCGAAACCTGGCAGCTTGTTATCAACACGGGCACTACCATCATCACCTTTTTGATGGTTTTTCTCATTCAGCGCGCTCAAAACAAGGATTCGCTGGTGTTGCATCTGAAGTTAAATGAGTTGCTAGCGGCTACTAAAGGCGCCAGCAACCGCCTCATCAATGCCCAGGATTTTTCGGAAGAGGAAATCCGGCTTATTCACCAGTTCTATTGCCTGCTAGCCGATAAAGCCAAGGCCGACAACGACTTGGGTGAAACTCACTCGGTAGAAGAAGCCGAAGACAACCATCACGAGAAGCTAGCCGCCCATCGCAACGACTAA